CATCGCGTTTTAACTGGTAATGCCGGATTTGATGCAGCGTTCATTACCATTGCCAGGCCAGCCTCTATTGTACCCGCACTGATGCCGGGTCTTTCTTTCCTGAAGCATCCTTCAGTAAATCATTCACCCCGTATTGATACAGACTGGGAAGATGCGGAAACTGCCCGCTTCAATCTGCGGCTACGCACAAAGTGCCTCTTCAATAACAACGCTGTACTGGAAAAGATGCTGGCGGACTGTTCCTGGCTGGTTCAGCGGCTTAATCATGCTTCCTAAGCCTGAGAACGTCTGCCAGCGTACATTTCCCTTCTCTGAATTGCGTATAAATACTTATCCTCATCTCATTTTATTCTCCTAACTTTACGCTCCGCAATCATCAGATATTGCGCTATCCCAAAACGACTGGCACTGAAAATATCAAGCCCTGCCTGCGGCAGGGAGAATTATTCCGATCCTGATATTTATTATTATCCAAACACCCCAAAAACAAACGTCATGCGTACAGCTGAAGTTCATGTAGGCGAAAACGGCCATGTAGATCTCGCCGTTCCCAAAGGCACTAAATTGGAAGACCTGAGCAAACTGCAAACAATGGTGATTAGGCAAATCAATCCGAGAGGCTGCCAGGCCTGTCTTTCCGGCGTTCACTTCAACATCAGGGAAAAACTGGAAGAAGTGATCAACGTAGATCTGGACAAAATGGCTGTTGTCAAAGATGTAGCCGCTGCTCATCGTTAATGTTGCACTGCCGCTTCCGGCTATCTACCGGAAGCGGCTATTAAATCCATTCATCATGTCACACATTATTTCTCCTGCAGGAACCGGGCATCTTTATCAACAATCCATTCCACAGCTGGGAGTTGGGCTGTTGTACAATCCTTCTCTGGAATTATACCTGGATAGCTGCCCCGATAGTTGCGACTATGTTGAAATTATTCCTGATATGTTCTGGACTGACCGCGGCAGCCGCCATTTCCCGAGGTTTGAAGAAATAGAATCCTGGATGAAAGTACTGAACAGGTTAGCGGCGCACTTTCCGCTGACAGCTCACAACATCTCTTATTCCCTCGGCAGTGCCGGGGTTTTCGATAAGGAATATCTTTATAAAATGAAGGAGTGGCATGAACGTTATCATTTCAAATGGCATAGCGATCACCTCTCTTTTGTGAAAGTCCATAACGACCAGCACGAGGAACATAACGCAGGACTGGCAGTACCGGTTCCTTACGATTACGAGGTACTGGACATGATTGGTGGCAGGATCAATGCGATCCGCCGCGTCATCGATACGCCTTTCCTGGTGGAGAACAATGTATATTTTATAGATCTCCCCGAACAGGATCTCAGTGAAACCGGTTTTCTGAACGAGCTCTCACATGATACGTCCTGTGGGCTGCTGCTGGATATCCATAATGTATACACCAATTCCGTCAATCATCACTTTGATCCCAGGAATTTTATTGCACAACTGGAGCTGAACAAGGTGGTTGAAATACATATCGCCGGGGGTAATGACCTTGGTGGTATGTATACCGATTCTCACGCAGGCCCTTGTCCACCTGCAGTTTGGGAGCTTCTCGATTATACGTTACCGTTAGTACCGAATTTGTGTGGCATCACCTTCGAATTTCATGAATCTTATTTTCACCTGCTGCAGTTCGAAGGGATCACGCGGGAACTGAACAGAGCAAAAACCTCCTGGAACCTTTATCATACCTGAGTATATGTCGTTGTTATCATTTCAGCAGGCATTAACAGACCTGATTGCTTCACCGCAGCTATGTGTGCAGTTACGGCATCATCCGGAGGAAACGCTGGCCCCGTATGATCTTACGGCCAGGGAACGATTCCGGTTACAGACAGTAGTCATGCAACATGGCATGTCTGTCAGTTGCACGTTGTATCGTGTCAACAGGATCACGCCGGTTTATACTATGCTTCCCTATACCTGTTTTTTGTTGGGAGCAGCATTGATACCATTGGCAGAAGAATTCTGGACTATCGATAACAGGTCGGATCTTCAGTTCAAAAGGGAGATCAATATTTTCGGAGAATTTCTGTTGAAGAAAATAAACGAAGGAACATTACAGAACCCATATCTGGCAGAGATCATCCGGATGGAGCTGGCCATCAATGAGCTGAAATTCCTGCCTAAAGAATCTTTGCTGGCAGCCAACACCAGCGAATTAGCCGAACACCCACTTGTCAGAATGGTGCCTTTCGTTCATCCGCCGGAAAAGTTGCTGACCGCGCTGGCAGCAATGCAGCAGCCGGGGCAGGAAACGAGAGGTACCTACTGGCTGGTGATTGATTATCGTGGTGAGGAGATGATCTTTGCAGAAAAGCTGCCAGCTGCCAGCGAATAGCAGCCGGCGCCAGCAGTTTCTTATACTTTTATTCTGGAAGACATGATGGCGATGGCAGCGCCCATTACTGCAATCATTGTAAATGCCACCCCGAGGTTGGTAGCCTGTGCCACAAATCCGATGAGCGGCGGTCCGAACAGGAAGCCCAGGTAGCCGATAGTAGATACAGTTGCCAGTGCCATGCCCGGTGGCATGATCGTGCTTCTGCCGGCAGCACTGTACACCAGCGGTACCACCGCGGATACACCTGCCCCCACCAGCATGAATCCGAGTGAAGCGGGCAGAAAATAAGGAAAGATCACCGCTACCATCAGGCCGATGGCGGTGAGCGTGCCGCTGATCAGCAACATCTTCTTCACGCCAAACCTGGTAGTCAGGTAATCTGCTACAAAACGGCCGGAAGCCATCGTACTCATAAATGCAGCGTATCCGGATCCGGACCAGCCTTCACGTACCTGCAGTACTCTGCGGAAATATACACCACTCCAGTCGAACATCGTTCCCTCACATATCATAGAGCACATGGCAATAATGCCGAGCGTGAAGAGGAAGACGTCAGGTTTCCCGAACAGGGAGGGCGCGTTGTTTTCGTTAGGCACCCTGGGCACAAGTTTATTCATGGTAACCAATACCAGCGTCCAGGCAACGCCGGTGATAATGAGGAAGTGGTATACCGGTGCAAGGTGCAAACCAGTCATCCATGTACCGAAGGCCGCACCGGTGAATCCGGCCACACTCCACAACCCGTGAAAGGAAGCCATGATAGACCGCCCGTACATGGCCTCTACTCCTACCGCCTGCGTATTCACCGCTATATTGGCGAGGTTACCACAGAAACCGAAGAATACCAGGAATATACTCAGCTCCCAGGATGTTTGGGCCAGTCCGAGTACCGGCAAAACGGCGGCATAAGCTACTGCAGCAATCAGCAATACCTGTCTGCTGCTGAATTTGGAAACCAGTATTCCTGCAATAGGCAGAGAAATGATAGAGCCAACAGGCAACGCCAGCAATACGCTACCCAGGCCCGCGTCGTTCAGTTTCAATGCCTGCTGGATATCGGGTATACGTGAAGCCCAGCTGGAAAAACATAAGCCGGTGAGGAAAAACAACGCACTTACCGCAATACGCGTCGCCCGCTTGTTGACCATCACCATTGATAATTCCTGTAACATTCGATCAATTTCATTATAAAAATAAATGCCTGATTCTCTTTCTGAGTGCTAAACTATCTGTATGCCCAGATTGGCGTACTGTTTCAGCGAGGGCAGATCTGGTTTATCTGTTACAATAGTATCCAGGTCTGTTATATTACATATTTTGAATGGCTCTGCAGTACCCATTTTGTCGCTGGTTGCCAGCGCAATTGTTCTATTGGCAGCTTCCACCATAGCGGTTTTGATATCAGATTCTTCCAGGCAAAGCCCGGTCACTCCTGCTGTGGGGTGTAAACTGCAAACTCCCAGGAAACAGATATCCGCGCGCAATTTCTCCAACATCCTGATAGTATCGAAACCAACGGCAGTCCGCGATTCCTTACCAATTAGTCCACCAGTGAAGATCACTTCTATCAGCGGATGTTCCACCAGCTGTGCAACTACCGGAACGCTGTTGGTAATAACCCTGATATTCAGATTAGGTGGGAACAATGCGGCCAGCATCAGTGTAGAAGTACCCCCGTCGAGGATAATGGTTTGTCCGTTCTGAAGATATCCCAGTGCCTTCTGCGCGATATATTTTTTATCTTCTTCATGATACTGGATCCGTTCCTTGAAGGAATAGGGGTTGGGAGAATGCGGTATAGCTCCGCCTCTTACCTTGATCAGCTGTCCGTTTTGGGCCAGTGATTCAAGATCCCTGCGTACCGTATCTTCGGATACCTGCAGGTCGTTGCTCAGTTCTACCTGTGTTACCTTGTGATCCGTCTGCAACTTCCGGAGAATGTAATCCAGCCGTTCCTCTTTCAGCATATATTTGCCATTTTCTGCAATATTATGAAAGATTTTGCGATATTTTGCAGAATATGGCATAAATTTGCAAAAAACAGCAAAATATGGCAAGAATAGCAATTGACATGGACAATGTAATGGCTGATCTCACCCAACATCTGTTGGATATTTATGAGCAGGAGTATGGTCAGGTGATAGCTCCTGAAAGCATCCGGGATATACCTGAGGGAGAAGCGTTGCCAGATGGGGTTGCGCTGAAATTACTTTATTCTCCGGGCTTTTTCAGGGGCATACCGGTGATGCCGGGCAGCCAGGAAGTAATCAGGGCATTGATGGAAAAGCATGAAGTATTTGTGGTATCTGCTGCTACTGAATTTCCTTTATCTCTTGCGGAGAAACAGGCATGGCTGGGCGAGCACTTTCCTTTCATCAGCTGGAAGAATATAGTGTTTTGTGGTTCGAAAACGATTGTGGAGGCGGATTATATGATAGACGACCATGAAAAGAACCTCGCTCCTTTCCTGGCAAAGGGTACTCCGTTATTATTTACTGCTCCTCACAATTTCTCGCTCACGGGTTATAAGCGCCTGGACAACTGGGAGCAGGTGGCTGAATACTTTGCAGTGAATAAAGTAGCGGCTGTATAAGCGCGCTGGCTTACCTGGTTTCCAGGAGTTGCAATTTCTTCTCCAGGACATGCAATCTGCGGGCATATTGTTGTGCTTCCGCGCATTTATCCAGGTAGGCCTCCACCCAGTTAACATCCTGCTTCAATTGTTGCGGATCGGTGAACCAGGCAGGTGCAATACCTGATTTCGACTGCAATAGCTGTAGCTGTTCGTGACTGAAACGGGCAGTATCCAGCCAGTCGGATATCACTTCGATGTCCAGTTCCAGCTTGTTGGCCAGTTGCTGTGTGGTGATCTTGTTTTGTGCAAGATACAGTTGCAGCAGTTCTCCCTGATGTAATATGCTTCCGTCGAGCGAATTCCATTGATAGAATTCTTCCATTGTTACAGGAATCGCCTCCAGCAGCACTTCCAGCTTGGATCTTTTAATCGAGGGCTGTGAAAAATAACGATACAACCCCTGAGGGGTAAGCTCCGCTTTCTTTGCGTAGTGCAGGATAATAATTTCCTTTTGTCGCAATATGCGCCTTAGCCTGGCGCCGGCATGTACATAATAAGGAACGGCCATGTATCATGGGTTTGGGTTAAAAAAACAGGGTGTATACAAATGTAACAGTTTTATATTCTCAATATAACATTATTTAAAAAGATTTTTAAATAAATCCACGGCTAAACAGCTATCAGATATCATTACAATAATTTCCAATCATTCTAATTCTTTTGTTTACGGCATGCTGCCAGTTCCTTTCTGGTCTGCAGCAGTTCATCTTTCAGCGCAGCATGGCTCTTCAACAGCTGCGTATATTCTTCCAGTTGTTTATAATATTTCTCTCTCAGCAACATCATTTCTTCGCTATCGGTATTCCTGGTTTCATGCAATGTTCCCGGGTTCAGGAATTGGTCCGTACTCATGTCCAGTCCCTTTGCAACCCGGTCCAGTTCATCCGGGGAAAAATTGGTTTTCTCAAACAGGTTATACATTGTTCTTCTGCTCATTCCCAGACGGCCTGCCAGCTTGCTCTTATTCAATCCTTTCTCCGCGATAATATTCTGAAGACGTTCACCATGGTGCATACTTTTACCATTGCCTGGCTGCAGTGTATTCCATCTCATGAACTCGTCGGGCGTGATCCCTATCAGTGCACAAAAACGCTCCATAGTGGCTCTTTTCATGTCACTTTTCCGTAAATGATAATGGGCAATCTGGTTGGTAAAACCAGCCATGACAGCGAAATCGACAATTTTAATCTTCTTCTGTTTCAGTATCTGCTTCAACCTCTGTCCCATGTGAATCAGGCTAGTCTGCATCCTATACTTTTTTATGATAATGCTACAGACAGGACTCGTCCCTGTTGTATTACCGTATAATTTAAACAATTAATAGTTCATTCTGTAAATAAAAATGTCAATTTAATGAAAATAATACAAGAGTAGGCGCAGAAACAGAGAAGGGATTGGGTAACTAACGTAAACGGTTATACGCAGTAACAAATATTCAAATTGATAACAATAAAATCATAATAAAAGAAGATGCTTATCATCGTGTGTTCTCTACACACTTATTTTACAGCAAACAACATCACATACAAATCAATATATCCCTTAAAACACAATACTACAGCCAATCATAAACGAAAATATTTTTTTCATAAAAAGTAAAAATTTATACTTATAAATTGCATATTTATAAATACATTTGCTGATATCAAAAGTTGTAATGATTATGTTTCTACAGGACACAATTTTATTTGTTAACCATATCCAATAATTCTGAAAAAACTATTCCATTATGAGTAAAGATGCTATTAATGTGTTGCTTGATATCCATACCAAACTGTCCAGCTTACCTGTACTTTTTAGAGAAAAGGTATGTGAAGAATGCAATTGGAGTACGCCTACATTCTACCGGAAAATGCGAGGAAGAGACAAACCGAATCCAAATGAGAAGGGAAAAGTCATTCCAGCACTCAGTAATGCGGAAAAACAGAAAATCATTGAGATTATGAATGAAGTATTTGCACAGGGCGAAATATACCTGGAAAAATACCAGAGAGCTGCCCGATAAGCTGCTTTTCTATTTTCATCCGCTGTCTGTAGAAATATTTTCCACAACAACATCTTCCTAAAGCCTTGCTCCTCCGGGAAACAAGGCTTTACTATTATCTCCCCGGCAGTTTTCTGTATCTCCACACAAACAACTAATCAGCTTCTTTCAACTATACATTATCAACTAAGTTTTTCTTTTTAAAACTAAATTCTTAGTTTTAAGGTTATAAAACTGATGCTATGTACTGTTTAATGACCCGCGCGACCGCCACAGTAATCTTTTTGCTGCTCTTCCTGCATATACAGGCACAGCAGGCGATAGACCGTTCACAGGTGATGGAATACCTTCAGAATCAGCAATACGACAATGCAATTGGTTATCTGCAGCCACGGATCAACGAAAAAGATCCCGGCCAGTTGCAGCTGCTTGCTTATACTTATTATCTCTCCGGCAAAGCCAGGGAAGCCATTACTACCTATGAGAAGGTAGTGGCGCTTGACAGCAATATCATCACAGCCCACCAATACCTGGCTGCTCTGAGCATACAAACGGAAGCTCCCACCATGGCGATTCCTCACTACCTGCAGCTGCTACGCCTGCAACCGGGCAATGCCACGGTTACCCGCCAACTGAGCTTTGCGTTTTATGCAGCGAAACAGGCTGATTCCGGTTTTGTATGGCTCCAGCGGGCCTATGCGCTGAATCCCGCCGATCCCAAGGTGGTAGCCCGCCTCGGAGAAGCATTGCTGGAACACTCGGAACATCAGCGGGCCGACAGCGTCGTTCGGGCCTTCCTGGCAACGGATTCCCTGCAGCCCTCTGTTATTATGGTAGCCGTACGCTCCGCCTGGTACCTGAAAGACTATGCCCGCTGCGACACCCTGGGCAACCAGTTAATGGAGCTCAAATCAATTTCTCTCAATACTTACGCGATCGTGGCAGCGGCATTGTATAATCTTAAAAAATATAAAGAATGTATAGGTATCCACGAATTTCTGCAATCATTCCAGTTGCAATCAGAAGCAGTGATGTACTATGCAGCGCTCTCCAATACTGCATTGAAAAATTATGATGTCAGTAATGAATTACTCCAGACCTGTATAGACCTTGCCACCTCTAAAAGCCTGGATGACTATTACTGTGGAAAATCTACCAACTACGAAGGGCTGCGACAATACAAAACCGCTATCGCCAACCTGGATACTGCATATTATCTTTTCCGTGCCCCCCTGCGCCAGTACAGCATCGGCAGGATATATGATGTTAGTCTTAAGAACAAGGAACAAGCCACCCGGTACTATAAACGTTTTATGCAGATAGCAGACCGTAACAAAAAACAGGAAGCGGATATTTATAAGTATCTGCACTCCTATGTTGGAAAATAATCCGGATTTAAGATGCTTTTTTAGAATTTTTCTACCTAAGCCAGGTGTTTTTTCTTAAATTTAAAGCCCGTTAGGAAAAATGCTTGTACTTAACCAATAAACAATTACGGTGCTATGTCGTACCCATACCAGATCAAGAGTATAGAAGACTATCAGCAGGCTTATCAACAAAGTGTTATGGACCCGGAGGGCTTCTGGGCCAATATTGCGGACCATTTTTACTGGCGCCGCAAATGGGATAAGGTATTAGACTGGAATTTCAAGGATCCGGAAATCAAATGGTTCACCGGTGCGAAACTGAACATCACAGAAAATTGTCTCGACCGTCACCTGGGTACCCTGGGCAACAGGCCCGCTATCATCTGGGAGCCTAATGACCCCGAAGAACATCATCGCATTATTACTTACCGCGACTTATATAATAAAGTCTGCCAGTTTGCAAATGTGCTCAAGAATAACGGTGTTAAGAAAGGCGACCGGGTTTGTATTTACATGGGTATGATCCCTGAACTGGCTATTGCCGTACTGGCCTGTGCACGTATCGGCGCCATCCACTCTGTAGTATTCGGAGGTTTCAGTGCACAGAGTATTGCAGACAGAATACAGGATGCTCAGTGCAGCCTCGTTATCACTTGCGACGGCGCTTTCCGCGGCGCTAAGGACATCCCGTTGAAATCTGTTATGGATGATGCGCTGATGGCCTGCCCCAGTGTAAAAAAAGTAATTGTATGTACCCGTACCCGTACTCCTATCAGTATGCTGAAAGGCAGGGATGTATGGTGGGAAGATGAAATCAAGCAGGTAGAAACAATGGGCAACCCTCCTTGTCCGGCTGAAGAAATGGATGCAGAAGATCTGCTGTTTATCCTTTATACTTCCGGTTCTACCGGCAAGCCTAAAGGGGTTGTACATACCTGTGGCGGTTACATGGTCTATGCCAACTATACATTTGTAAATACTTTCCAGTATCAGCCAGGCGAAGTATATTTCTGTACTGCTGATGTTGGCTGGATCACTGGTCATAGTTATATCGTTTACGGTCCGCTCAGTGCAGGCGCCACCACCCTGATGTTCGAAGGGGTACCTACTTATCCGGATGCCGGCAGGCTTTGGGAAATAACTGACAAGTTCAGGGTGAATATCCTGTATACCGCCCCTACTGCTATTCGCAGCCTGATGAGCTACGGTCTTGGCCCGGTGAATCACAAGGATCTCAGCTCCCTCAGGAAACTGGGCAGCGTGGGCGAACCAATCAATGAGGAAGCCTGGCACTGGTTCAAGGATAATATAGGTAAAGGCAAATGCCCGATTGTGGATACCTGGTGGCAAACAGAAACCGGTGGTATCATGATCACTCCCATTGCCGGTATCACCAAAGAAAAACCGGGCTATGCCACTTTACCACTTCCCGGCGTACAGCCTATCCTCGTCGACGAAAATGGGAAGGAGCTGAAAGGAAACGGTGTAAGCGGCAACCTTTGCATCAAATTCCCCTGGCCAGGTATGCTTCGCAGCACTTATGGCGATCACGAACGCTTCCGTAAAACCTACTTCACCACTTACGAGAACCTCTACTTTACCGGCGATGGTTGCTTACGGGATGAAGACGGATATTATAAAATCACTGGTCGTGTAGATGATGTGCTCAACGTTAGTGGTCACCGTATTGGTACCGCGGAAGTGGAAAACGCCATCAACATGCACGCCGGCGTAGTAGAAAGCGCAGTAGTTGGGTATCCTCACGAAATAAAAGGACAGGGTATATACGCTTACGTGATCATGGAACGACTGACCCACGATCCGGAGCTGACCAAGAAAGATATCGCGCAGACAGTAGGCCGCATCATTGGCCCTATCGCCAAACCGGATAAGATACAGATTGTTTCCGGCCTGCCGAAAACAAGATCCGGAAAGATCATGCGCCGTATCCTCCGCAAGATCGCTGAAAACGAACTGGACAACCTGGGCGATACTTCCACATTACTTGATCCTACCGTTGTAGAAGAGATCAAAGCCGGACGATTATAAAATATTTTCCGCATTTTTGTAGAAAGGGATGTAGAAACTTACTTCTACGTCCCTTCTTTATAATACAACCGATGAAGCCATTCTTTAAGAAACTAGCCTGGATCTGTCTGTCTCTTTTTATATTACTCAATGTAATAGCAGCCTTTCATGCCTGGAAATTCACTCATTTCTACGACGACAAAGGGCATAAAAACAAGCTGCCGGAGCAAATGAACATGGGTGAAAAACTGCAGATGATATTTTTTGGTGTCCGTATTTCAAAATCAGTAACAGCGGTACACCCTACTGTTCCTTACGAAACAATATGGCTGAAAACCAAAGACAATCTGAAGCTGGAAGGCTGGTGGATACCGGTCGACGCCCCTGCGGGTACGGTGATCCTGTTTCATGGGTATAACGGTAATAAAGGTTCTCTTCTTCCGGAGGCAGAACGCTTCCGCAGACTGGGTTATAATACTTTCCTGCTCGATTTCCGTGCTCATGGCAACAGCGATGGCCATGCTTGTACCATTGGGTACCGGGAGGCCGAAGATGTAAAACTGGCCTGGGATTACGTTCGCGGCAGGAGCGACAATCCGGTAATACTCTGGGGAGTAAGCATGGGTGCTGCAGCCATATTAAAGGCGGTGCCGGAATACCAGCTGACACCTGAAAAGCTGATCCTTCAATGTCCGTTTGCAACACTTACAGATGCGGTGAAAAGCCGTATGCGAGCTGTGCATCTTCCGGCCAGTCCTCTTTCCCAACTGCTAACCTTCTGGGGAGGCCTGGAACTGGGTTTCAACGCAAGTACTTTTAAACCTGAGAGTTACGCCCGGCAGATCCATATACCGGTACTTTATTTCTACGGCCAGAAGGATATCAGGGTAATGCCTCACGAAACACAGGAAGTATTTACGCATCTTTCCTCCCAACAGAAGAAGCTGTATATTTTCCCCGATGCCGGCCACCAGTCTTTCTGCGGCAAGGATTCAGTTGCCTGGATGAGGGAGGTTACCGCATTCCTGCAATAAAAAAGCGCGCACCATACGAGTGGAGCGCGCTCTTCACAGGATCTGACCCTTCATGTTTTATATTGGAGTCATGGTGCAGGATCACTGCGCCACTAGATGCCGTACAACCGCTGTTGAATACTAAATTAAAGCAGATGGCTGCCGCCGGAAGTCACCCTGAAATGTTCAGCAAAAACCTTACCGACGTATTACAACCGGAGTACCTACTTTCAATATTTCGTATAATTCATTCACATCTCCATTTTTCATACTAATGCATCCCAAAGTCCAGTTAATCCGGGACTCCACATAGCTATCGCGGATACCGGAATGAGTTTCCACACCATGTATACCTATTCCCCCGCCAATAGTAGCGTTGAAAGATACTTTACCTTCTTCCTGAGCATGGTGGAATTTCTGCCAGGATGCCTCGTTTGGATAATCCAACAGCATAAACCGGCTCCAGCTATTATCATAGCGTTTACTCTGAATATGGAATGTACCTTCAGGAGTTCTCCGATCCCCTTCCACCAGTTTATCCCCCTGATCACGACTTCCGAAAACAACCTTGTAGATCTTTCTCAAAGTCACATCTTCATACACATACAATCTGTAATCACTCTTGTCTATAAGCAGAAAAATTTTGTCCGGATCAATGTTGGCTGTGGTCAATCTTACAGAGTATAAATCAGATTCGCTGTTAAATCCACTTAGTGGCAATAGCAGCATGGCAGCTATCCACCAGTAATGACGACACTTGTTCATAGGAGCTATAAATATCCTGATAACGGTTTTTGAGGGAGAAATATTGTAATTACGAATTAGGAATTACGAATTACGAAATAGCGGGTAGATAGTAGCGAAGCTAATCTTCGCGCTTACTATCTACCCGCCATTTCGTAATTCGTAATTACTGGTGTCCGGTAAAACTTAGGCTTGATCAAAAAGCCTAGGTTTTACGGGCATAAAAGGTTCAAAAAAGGGATATTTAAAGTTCCAGGCCCCTATGTGGCAAATAGCAAAAGCGGAGAATCTTTAGCTTTATACTGATTGAACCTGTCTAAAAGGCTTTTTTCGGCCGCCGTGATAAAGGCTTTAAGGTTCATATAAGTCATCATATGTAGCCTGACCATACTAACCAGATTAGAAAAGGACCATTTGCATTTGTAGTTAGAGCTGATTACTTTAAGAATAAGATCAGCAATCATTACACACCAGATTTGTATTTTAATAGCATTGGGGCTATCTCCCAGAAAGTATCTAAGGGGATAATTTTGCTTTAGCCGCTTAAATAATAATTCAATCTGCCACCTTTTATGATAACAATCAGCTATAGTAGCAGGTTTGAGATGAAAATCATTAGTTATAAATTCAAAGATATGGCCGCTTTTTTTGTCCTTATAAGTAATAAGTCGGGCCTTTACCTTAGCATTTTTTTTATTATGATTATGTCCTAACTCAATTTCCCGGTCAGCTAAAACCCCCTTGTTTACCTGCGACTCACTGATGGGACGATCTTCGATAATTGTATGAATGGAACTATCGATGTTACGGGTTATCCATGTAATGGCTCCTTCATCCAAAGTGTTATAAGCACTATAGTCTCTGTATCCTTTATCAAATACCAGGATTGACCCGGCAGGTAACACCACTTTTTTAAGAAAGGAAACATCAGCTTTGGCAGCAGCGCTGAATCTAACCATACAGGGTACATCCTGATCGCTTCTCATTAAAGTGTGTACTTTAATACCGCCTTTGCGTCTTCCATCCATATCAGATTTACCTGCCCCTTTTAATATCTGCTGAAACAGGCTGATAGTGGTAGAATCAAACAGATAAAGTTTTGATGCCAGTTTTGCCGGCCGGCTGTCCGGTAAAAATTGTCCATACCGCTTTAATAGTTCCAGGTAGATGGCTTCAAAAACTTTTGTACCTCTACGTATACTGGCATCAGAAATAGTACTCCTTCTGGGCGGATGGGTGATGCCCAGATGGGCTAGTCGGTGCTCCCAGGCCAGCATGCCTGTAGTAACCTCCCGCAAGGAGCTACACTGATTAATTATACTGTAAAGTAGCGTCACCAGATGA
The genomic region above belongs to Chitinophaga sp. 180180018-3 and contains:
- a CDS encoding IS4 family transposase, yielding MSKGIYFTGQPIFSQLLSFIPRPLVNKLAIHYQADRCCKRFKTYDHLVTLLYSIINQCSSLREVTTGMLAWEHRLAHLGITHPPRRSTISDASIRRGTKVFEAIYLELLKRYGQFLPDSRPAKLASKLYLFDSTTISLFQQILKGAGKSDMDGRRKGGIKVHTLMRSDQDVPCMVRFSAAAKADVSFLKKVVLPAGSILVFDKGYRDYSAYNTLDEGAITWITRNIDSSIHTIIEDRPISESQVNKGVLADREIELGHNHNKKNAKVKARLITYKDKKSGHIFEFITNDFHLKPATIADCYHKRWQIELLFKRLKQNYPLRYFLGDSPNAIKIQIWCVMIADLILKVISSNYKCKWSFSNLVSMVRLHMMTYMNLKAFITAAEKSLLDRFNQYKAKDSPLLLFAT
- a CDS encoding L,D-transpeptidase, coding for MNKCRHYWWIAAMLLLPLSGFNSESDLYSVRLTTANIDPDKIFLLIDKSDYRLYVYEDVTLRKIYKVVFGSRDQGDKLVEGDRRTPEGTFHIQSKRYDNSWSRFMLLDYPNEASWQKFHHAQEEGKVSFNATIGGGIGIHGVETHSGIRDSYVESRINWTLGCISMKNGDVNELYEILKVGTPVVIRR
- a CDS encoding alpha/beta hydrolase, with translation MKPFFKKLAWICLSLFILLNVIAAFHAWKFTHFYDDKGHKNKLPEQMNMGEKLQMIFFGVRISKSVTAVHPTVPYETIWLKTKDNLKLEGWWIPVDAPAGTVILFHGYNGNKGSLLPEAERFRRLGYNTFLLDFRAHGNSDGHACTIGYREAEDVKLAWDYVRGRSDNPVILWGVSMGAAAILKAVPEYQLTPEKLILQCPFATLTDAVKSRMRAVHLPASPLSQLLTFWGGLELGFNASTFKPESYARQIHIPVLYFYGQKDIRVMPHETQEVFTHLSSQQKKLYIFPDAGHQSFCGKDSVAWMREVTAFLQ